From one Octopus bimaculoides isolate UCB-OBI-ISO-001 chromosome 1, ASM119413v2, whole genome shotgun sequence genomic stretch:
- the LOC106877323 gene encoding zinc finger protein 665, with amino-acid sequence MENYLSKNKIRCKAQSTNTDICKKSFAIKGNLTTKRIHTGEKLFYCDICGESISKSSNLTAHKCIHRGEKPYHCDVCSKSFSQKSNLTAHKRIHGEKTFDCDICGKLFSQASYLTVHKRSHTGEKPYVCNICGKSFTVATNLASHKRTHTGEKPYHCDICGKSFSRRNSVLAHKRIHTGEKPYHCNICGKSFSTGSSLSTHKHVHDVDKSYHCDICGKSFSQRSNLTIHKRTHTGEKPYQCDICGKSFSGSGVLTTHRYIHTGEKPYHCDICGKSFSTGSSLSTHKHVHEVDKSYHCDICGKSFSQRSILTNHERTHTGEKPYYCDICGKSFSVSGELTDHRYIHTGEKPYRCDICDKSFSSRGNLSSHKYIHTREKPYHCGTCGESFSRLNRLTTHKCIHTGGKSYCDICGKSFSGSSVLSRHKRIHRGEKGDAVKHKRVHSGEKPYRCNICGKTFTESSSLSSHKRIHTGEKPHRCGKSFSVSNNLTKHKYVHTRKKPHPREICKKPFSEHCNLIKHKYIHRGEKLHD; translated from the coding sequence atggaaaattattTAAGCAAAAACAAGATTAGATGTAAAGCACAGTCTACAAATActgatatctgtaaaaagtcatTTGCTATAAAAGGTAATCTAACTactaaacgtattcacacaggagaaaaactattttactgtgatatctgtggtgaatcaatCTCTAAAAGTAGCAACTTAACTGCTCACAAATGCATTCATAGAGGAGAAaagccttatcactgtgatgtctgctCTAAATCTTTCTCACAAAAAAGTAACTTAACTGCTCACAAACGAATTCACGGAGAGAAGACATttgattgtgatatctgtggtaagttaTTTTCTCAAGCAAGTTACCTAACTGTTCACAAACGATcccatacaggagaaaagccatatgtctgcaatatctgtggtaaatcatttactgTAGCAACTAATTTAGCTTCTCACAAACGcacccatacaggagagaagccataccattgtgatatctgtggtaagtcattctctcgtAGAAATAGCGTACTtgcacacaaacgcattcatactggagagaaaccatatcactgtaatatctgtggtaaatcattctctacagGAAGTAGTTTGTCTACTCACAAACATGTTCATGATGTAGATAaatcatatcattgtgatatctgtggtaaatcattctcacaacGTAGTAACTTAACTATTCACAAACgaactcatacaggagaaaaaccatatcaatgtgatatttgtggtaaatcattctctggaagtggTGTGTTAACAACtcacagatatattcatactggagaaaaaccatatcactgtgatatctgtggtaaatcattctctacagGAAGTAGTTTGTCTACTCACAAACATGTTCATGAAGTTGATAaatcatatcattgtgatatctgtggtaaatcattctcacaacGTAGTATCTTAACTAATCATGAACgaactcatacaggagaaaaaccatattattgtgatatttgtggtaaatcattctctgtaagtgGTGAGTTAACCGatcacagatatattcatacaggagaaaaaccatatcgttgtgatatctgtgataaatcattctcttcaCGGGGCAACTTAAGtagtcacaaatatattcatacaagagaaaaaccatatcactgtggtaCGTGTGGTGAATCCTTTTCTCGGCTAAATCGTTTAACTActcataaatgcattcatacaggagGGAAGTcatattgtgatatttgtggtaaatcattctctggaagtagtgTCTTATCTAGACATAAACGGATTCATAGAGGAGAAAAAGGTGATGCAGTTAAACATAAACGTGTTCATtcgggagagaaaccatatcgctgcaatatttgtggtaaaacatttacAGAATCAAGCAGTTTATCctctcacaaacgcattcatacaggagagaagccacatcgttgtggtaagtcattctctgtATCCAataatttaactaaacacaaatacGTTCACACAAGAAAGAAACCACATCCCCGTGAGATCTGCAAGAAACCATTTTCTGAACATTGTAACTTAATTAAACACAAGTATATTCATAGAGGAGAAAAGCTGCATGACTGA
- the LOC106877325 gene encoding zinc finger protein OZF — translation MEDVNPLDTFNNAPVFNNIDSVTEIQSGEKSLSCETFTKQTSPNRNVPEYCCEICEKTFSSEQEFFTHKEIHEKRKLYRCEICWKSFDYYSVLTTHKRIHSGEKPYNCEICGKTFSVNSKLKKHRIIHTGEKPCYCDVCGKSFTDNSYLVVHKRIHTGEKPYHCEICGKSFTQNSSLVSHIRCHTGEKPFHCEICEKCFSDNSSLVVHIRSHTGEKPFHCDICGKSFINNSSLTRHKRIHTGEKPYHCDICGKSFVDNSYITSHKRIHSGEKPYQCEVCKKSFVNSSDLTSHQRIHTGEKPFHCEICGKSFSDNSNLEIHIRSHTGEKPYHCEICGKSFSVNCSLVIHMRCHTGEKPFHCEICGKSFSDDSNLVVHRRIHTGKKPYHCKICEKSFITNSLLKRHERIHTRVKS, via the coding sequence ATGGAAGACGTTAATCCCTTGGACACTTTTAATAACGCACCTGTTTTTAACAATATCGATTCAGTAACAGAAATACAGAGTGGTGAGAAATCTTTATCTTGTGAAACATTTACTAAACAAACATCGCCAAACAGAAATGTTCCTGAATATTGCTGTGAGATTTGtgagaaaacattttcttcagaACAGGAATTtttcacacacaaagaaatacacgaAAAGCGAAAACTGTATCGTTGTGAAATATGTTGGAAATCTTTTGATTATTACAGTGTCTTAACAACGCACAAAAGAATCCACAGTGGAGAAAAACCTTacaactgtgaaatatgtgggaaaacaTTCTCTGTTAATTCTAAACTTAAAAAACACAGAAtcattcacactggagaaaaaccctgTTATTGTGAtgtatgtggtaaatcattcactgataATTCCTATCTTGTAGTTCACAAAAGAATTCACACTGGCGAAAAACCTTATCATTgcgaaatctgtggtaaatcattcactcagaATTCAAGTCTCGTTAGCCACATACGttgtcacactggagaaaaacctttccactgtgaaatatgcgaGAAATGCTTCTCTGATAATTCGAGTCTTGTGGTACACATACGTAGTCACACcggagaaaaacccttccactgtgaCATATGTGGCAAATCCTTTATCAATAATAGTAGTTTAACAagacacaaaagaatacacactggagagaaaccatatcactgtgatatatgtggaaaatcgTTTGTTGATAATAGCTATATAACCAGTCACAAAAGGATACACAGTGGGGAAAAACCTTACCAGTGCGAAGTATGCAAGAAATCTTTTGTGAATAGTAGTGATTTGACAAGTCACCAAagaatacatactggagaaaaacctttccattgtgaaatatgtgggaaatcgttCTCTGATAATTCTAATCTTGAAATCCATATACGTagtcatactggggaaaaaccataccattgtgaaatatgtggtaaatcattctctgttaaTTGTAGTCTTGTTATCCACATGCGTtgccacactggagaaaaacctttccattgtgaaatatgtggtaaatcattctctgatgaTTCTAATCTTGTAGTTCACAGAAGAATCCACACTGGTAAAAAACCTTACCATtgtaaaatatgtgagaaatctTTCATCACTAACAGTCTCTTAAAAAGACACGAACGAATACACACAAGAGTAAAGTCTTAA
- the LOC128249714 gene encoding zinc finger protein 675-like, with translation MEDVNPLDTFNNAPVFNNIDSVTEIHSGEKSLSCETFTKQISPDRNIPEYCCEVCKKTFSSEQEFFTHKEIHDRGKPFHCEICGKAFDYNSYLTKHKRIHTGEKPFHCEICRKSFVSNSNLLIHKRSHSGEKPYHCDICGKSFMINSYLTTHKRIHTGEKPCRCEICGKSFSDYSSLIVHKRSHTGEKPYHCDRPSFIDYDWKNTKTIR, from the exons ATGGAAGACGTTAATCCCTTGGACACTTTTAATAACGCACCTGTTTTCAACAATATCGATTCAGTAACAGAAATACACAGTGGTGAGAAATCTTTATCTTGTGAAACATTTACTAAACAAATATCACCAGACAGAAATATTCCTGAATATTGTTGTGAGGTTtgtaagaaaacattttcttcagaACAGGAATTCtttacacacaaagaaatacacgaCAGAGGaaaacccttccactgtgaaatatgtgggaaagctTTTGATTATAATAGTTATTTAACGAAGCACAAAAGAATCCACACTGGCGAAAAACcgtttcactgtgaaatatgcaGGAAATCTTTTGTTAGTAATTCGAATCTTCTTATACACAAACGTAGTCACAgtggagaaaaaccttatcattgtgatatatgtgggaAATCATTTATGATAAACAGTTATTTAACAACACACAaaagaatccacactggagagaaaccttgCCGTTGCGAAATCTGTGGGAAATCTTTCTCTGATTATTCTAGTCTTATAGTTCACAAACgcagtcacactggagaaaaaccctatcactgtgat AGACCCAGTTTTATAGATTATGACTGGAAAAACACAAAG